From Nicotiana tabacum cultivar K326 chromosome 22, ASM71507v2, whole genome shotgun sequence, one genomic window encodes:
- the LOC107788893 gene encoding protein SLOW WALKER 1: MAENQSIARTFPVKPKLKPTSANSTTPTPESKYWRSFKTPKDLQSQTLVSAITSLSFSPISPHDFAATHSATVSIFSGQTLEPKTTISSAFKDSVTSASFRSDGRLIAAGDLSGAVQVLDLKSRVPLRRLRGHTRPVRVVRYPRADKLHLFSGGDDAVVKYWDITTESKIYNLLGHKDYVRCGDASPVSDDMFVSGSYDHTVKVWDVRVLNSGSVMEFDHGKPVEDVIYLPSGGLVATAGGNSVKIWDVLGGGKLLYTMESHNKTVTSICVGKIGKESGEEAQQYRILSVSLDGYMKVFDYAKFKITHSMRFPNPLMSVGVSPDCSTRVIGASNGTLYIGRRKVKDSESLELGGFGGGFAPVEEPQRRVLRPSYFRYFQRGQNEKPSEWDYLIKKPKKIKVAEHDKLLKKFMHKEALVAALSGKNPENVVAVMEELVARKKLLRCVSNLETEELGLLLRFLQRYSTMPRFSRFLMGLTKKVIEMRTEDIKSSDELRGHIRNLKRDVEEEIRVQQTLQQIQGIVCPLLKIAARR, from the coding sequence ATGGCAGAAAATCAGTCCATAGCAAGAACTTTCCCGGTGAAGCCCAAATTAAAACCCACTTCAGCAAATTCCACTACCCCAACCCCCGAATCCAAGTACTGGAGATCATTCAAAACCCCTAAAGATCTTCAATCCCAAACCCTAGTTTCTGCAATCACCTCCCTATCATTTTCCCCGATATCCCCTCACGATTTCGCCGCCACACATTCTGCCACTGTCTCCATTTTCTCCGGCCAAACTCTCGAACCCAAAACCACCATCTCCTCCGCCTTCAAAGATTCAGTCACCTCCGCTTCATTCCGTTCCGATGGCCGTCTCATCGCTGCCGGTGACCTTTCAGGCGCCGTACAAGTTCTCGACCTTAAATCCCGTGTCCCCCTCCGTCGCCTTCGTGGCCATACCCGACCCGTTCGTGTTGTCCGTTACCCACGCGCCGATAAGCTCCACCTGTTCTCAGGTGGTGATGATGCTGTTGTTAAATATTGGGATATTACTACTGAATCCAAAATTTACAATCTTTTAGGGCATAAGGATTATGTGAGGTGTGGGGATGCTTCGCCGGTTAGTGATGATATGTTTGTTTCCGGTTCTTATGATCATACAGTGAAAGTTTGGGATGTTAGGGTTTTGAATTCGGGTTCCGTGATGGAGTTTGATCATGGGAAACCTGTTGAGGATGTGATTTATCTGCCATCTGGTGGGTTAGTTGCTACTGCTGGTGGGAATTCTGTGAAGATTTGGGATGTTCTTGGAGGTGGGAAGTTATTATATACAATGGAGAGTCATAACAAGACTGTAACTTCAATTTGTGTTGGTAAAATTGGGAAGGAGAGTGGTGAGGAGGCGCAACAATATAGAATCTTGAGTGTGTCTTTGGATGGATATATGAAGGTTTTTGATTATGCTAAGTTCAAGATTACTCATTCGATGAGGTTTCCTAATCCTCTAATGTCTGTTGGGGTTTCACCAGATTGTTCTACGAGGGTGATTGGGGCGTCGAATGGGACTTTGTATATTGGGAGGAGAAAGGTGAAGGATAGTGAAAGTTTGGAACTTGGAGGTTTTGGTGGTGGTTTTGCTCCAGTGGAGGAGCCTCAGAGGCGGGTGTTGAGGCCATCTTATTTCAGGTATTTTCAGCGGGGGCAGAATGAGAAGCCATCCGAATGGGATTACTTGATTAAGAAGCCTAAGAAGATTAAGGTGGCGGAACATGAtaagttgttgaagaaatttATGCATAAGGAGGCTTTGGTAGCTGCTTTGAGTGGGAAGAACCCGGAAAATGTGGTTGCTGTTATGGAGGAGTTGGTTGCTAGGAAGAAGTTGTTGAGGTGTGTGTCAAACTTGGAAACTGAGGAACTTGGTTTGCTTCTGAGGTTTCTGCAGAGGTACTCGACCATGCCTAGATTTTCAAGGTTCTTGATGGGCTTGACAAAGAAAGTTATTGAGATGCGAACTGAAGATATTAAGTCTTCAGATGAACTGAGAGGTCACATTAGGAATCTTAAACGAGACGTTGAGGAGGAAATAAGAGTACAACAGACATTGCAACAGATACAGGGAATTGTATGTCCTCTGCTCAAGATTGCTGCAAGGAGATGA
- the LOC107812553 gene encoding rho GTPase-activating protein 2-like: MQPIKQPETQPKETETEKGFCAWASVCFWRKKTRREMTGLVMVSREVGCGGGGGCKNGKRSKQQQLSLLDFILAALRKSMMSCRDDQKEEEEEVMKSTVHLHHMEIGWPTNVQHLTHVTFDRFHGFLGLPLEFEVEIPCKAPSASVSVFGISAESMQCSYDTRGNSVPTILLLMQERLYSQGGLKAEGIFRINPENSHEEEVRDQLNRGIVPDDINVHCLAGLIKAWFRELPAGVLDGLSPEQVLRCNMEEEFIELVEQLKPTETALLNWAIELMADVVEQEESNKMNARNIAMVFAPNMTQMSDPLTALMHAVQVMNLLKALIVKTLRERGETEDGGFSPMSSSFSDRQTEKEFDTQRKMETRCESTGRASDDDEQPRYSYSSEDRDEIESLSEMEGSFLRQFDENDHAKNDFRKQLEGILCSEHDNPTNFSTFDGDSSCLHDSK, translated from the exons ATGCAACCAATTAAACAACCCGAAACACAACCTAAAGAAACAGAGACGGAAAAAGGATTCTGTGCGTGGGCCAGTGTGTGTTTTTGgcgaaagaaaacaagaagagagATGACGGGGTTGGTTATGGTGAGTAGGGAGGTGGGTTGCGGAGGTGGTGGGGGTTGTAAAAATGGGAAGAGGTCAAAGCAGCAGCAGTTGTCTTTGTTGGATTTTATCTTAGCAGCTTTGAGGAAATCTATGATGTCTTGTCGTGATGATcaaaaggaggaggaggaggaggtgatGAAATCCACCGTTCATCTTCATCATATGGAAATCGGATGGCCCACAAACGTCCAACATCTAACTCATGTCACTTTCGATCGGTTTCATGGGTTTTTGGGTCTTCCTCTTGAgtttgaagttgaaatcccttGTAAAGCACCCAGTGCCAG CGTCAGCGTTTTTGGTATCTCTGCAGAGTCGATGCAGTGTTCTTATGATACAAGAGGCAACAGTGTCCCGACTATTCTCCTGTTAATGCAGGAACGCTTATACTCACAAGGTGGTCTGAAG GCTGAAGGAATTTTTCGAATAAACCCAGAGAATAGCCATGAGGAGGAAGTAAGGGACCAGCTCAACAGAGGGATTGTGCCCGATGACATAAATGTCCACTGTTTGGCCGGTCTCATCAAAGCTTGGTTCCGAGAGCTTCCAGCAGGTGTGCTTGACGGGCTTTCGCCAGAACAGGTTTTGCGGTGCAACATGGAAGAGGAATTTATCGAGCTTGTGGAACAGCTTAAACCAACTGAGACCGCGTTGCTCAACTGGGCAATTGAGCTGATGGCTGATGTTGTTGAGCAAGAGGAATCCAACAAAATGAATGCCAGAAATATTGCAATGGTTTTCGCCCCAAATATGACACAG ATGTCTGATCCATTGACAGCGCTCATGCACGCTGTTCAAGTGATGAACTTACTGAAGGCCCTGATTGTGAAAACACTACGAGAACGTGGAGAGACAGAAGATGGAGGATTTTCACCCATGTCATCTAGTTTTTCTGATAGACAAACCGAGAAGGAATTTGACACTCAACGAAAGATGGAGACTAGATGTGAATCAACAGGGCGCGCATCAGATGATGATGAGCAACCTCGTTACAGCTACAGCAGTGAAGACAGAGATGAAATCGAATCACTGAGTGAAATGGAAGGTAGCTTCCTACGGCAATTTGATGAGAACGATCATGCAAAAAATGACTTCCGGAAACAGCTAGAGGGAATTTTGTGTAGTGAACACGATAACCCCACGAATTTTTCCACTTTTGATGGAGATTCTTCGTGTTTACATGATAGTAAATAA
- the LOC107812554 gene encoding uncharacterized protein LOC107812554 gives MVEMMMNQESNSSNTLIDVSSFMLFEASGDSEFDSNFCSTSHDDPVDSFALNPPYQRFLEDDDAQSCSYECGVHIEDEDMDLDFHIENEDDDDDVRSWSCSDNCKSVGWNSDMEEEEEEEDEDDVVEQGWNFGVNRCKKAKVDSVMEELKCQKDKDRLFWETCLAS, from the coding sequence ATGGTAGAAATGATGATGAATCAAGAAAGCAATAGTAGTAACACTCTTATTGATGTGTCTTCTTTTATGCTCTTTGAGGCTAGTGGGGATTCTGAATTTGATTCTAATTTttgtagtacaagtcatgatGATCCAGTGGATTCATTCGCTCTAAATCCACCTTATCAACGTTTTCTTGAAGATGATGATGCACAATCATGCAGTTATGAATGTGGTGTTCATATTGAAGATGAAGATATGGACTTGGATTTCCATATTGAaaatgaagatgatgatgatgatgtgaGATCTTGGAGTTGTTCTGATAATTGTAAAAGTGTTGGTTGGAACAGTGATatggaagaggaggaggaggaggaagatgaagatgacgtagttgaacaaggttgGAATTTTGGTGTGAATAGATGTAAAAAAGCTAAAGTTGATTCAGTTATGGAAGAGTTGAAGTGCCAAAAGGACAAAGATAGGCTATTTTGGGAGACTTGTTTGGCCTCTTAA